From a region of the Sebastes umbrosus isolate fSebUmb1 chromosome 10, fSebUmb1.pri, whole genome shotgun sequence genome:
- the olig3 gene encoding oligodendrocyte transcription factor 3 has product MNSASSPSSRASSPDMDVMSLRDHHPHHHHHHQHHVGSSVSSSTQSSELRQKLTAADLLRSGDPKSVGSSSSSSSSSSSSNKFKLKKQVTEEEMYHLRLKINGRERKRMHDLNLAMDGLREVMPYAHGPSVRKLSKIATLLLARNYILMLNSSLDEMKRLVGDIYGGHNSAFHCGSVAHGPGPGAGGHSGGPGAAAAAAAAAAAAHQVHPLLGSALSTPTSSTLTSALPGLASIRAPHPLMKGAPAGPPGLQLGPGFQHWAGLPCPCTICQVPPPPHITSITSAGLTRLSVEKDLMK; this is encoded by the coding sequence ATGAATTCCGCCTCCAGCCCGAGCAGCAGAGCCTCTTCTCCGGACATGGATGTGATGTCTCTGAGAGACCACcacccacaccaccaccaccaccaccagcaccacgtCGGCTCCTCAGTGTCCTCGTCCACGCAGAGCAGCGAGCTGCGCCAGAAGCTGACCGCAGCGGATCTGCTGAGGTCTGGAGACCCCAAGTCCgtaggaagcagcagcagtagcagcagcagcagcagcagctccaacaAGTTCAAACTCAAGAAGCAGGTCACCGAGGAGGAGATGTACCACCTCCGGCTCAAGATCAACGGCCGCGAGAGGAAGCGCATGCACGACCTCAACCTGGCCATGGACGGCCTGCGCGAGGTGATGCCCTACGCGCATGGGCCCTCGGTGAGGAAGCTGTCCAAGATCGCCACGCTGCTGCTCGCCAGGAACTACATCCTGATGCTCAACAGCTCCTTGGACGAGATGAAGCGGCTGGTGGGGGACATTTACGGAGGACACAACTCGGCCTTCCACTGCGGCTCCGTGGCGCACGGGCCCGGTCCCGGTGCAGGTGGACACTCCGGTGGCcccggtgcagcagcagcagccgccgcagcagcagcagccgcgcACCAGGTGCACCCTCTCCTCGGGAGCGCGCTGTCCACCCCGACGTCCTCCACGCTGACGAGCGCGCTGCCGGGCCTCGCGTCTATCCGGGCCCCCCATCCCCTGATGAAGGGGGCCCCGGCCGGGCCCCCGGGCCTGCAGCTGGGTCCGGGTTTCCAGCACTGGGCCGGTCTGCCGTGTCCCTGCACCATCTGCCAGgtgcctcctcctccacacatcacctccatcacctccgcAGGCCTCACGAGACTCTCAGTGGAGAAGGATCTGATGAAATGA